The window CGCTCCGCTGTATCGTCGTGCCATCCAACTTGCACGGGAGCAGCTCACAATTCAGCCCAATGACCCCGGCCTGCAAGCAGACCTGGCGTATTACTACGCGGCCCTGAACCGCCCGGACAGCGCTGCCCTTTTCATGAATCGAGCCTTGATCCGCCTTTCTCCGGACAGCTCCGACGTCAATCAGGTCTACGGAATCGGCGAGACCTACGACCGTATGGGCGAACGAGACCTGGCGATAGAGTGGATCACAGCCGCACTCAAGCGGGACATCAACCGTATTCGCTTGCGGCACAATCCGTTTCTGGAAGACCTTCGCGAGGATCCCCGAGTGCGTGAGTATCTGGGTGGGGAATAACGAGAATCGTCGGTCAATGGCGACATGCTCCAAACATCCGGAAACTATTCCGCCCGCCAACAACGCCTGATCCAGCGGGCGACCTTGCGTAACCCCATCAGAAGTGGTTACTTGCGGCCAATGTTGTCAGGCTCGACTAATACAAACGGAGGATTGCTGATGCGCGGCTATACCAGGACGGGGGCACTCGTGCTCTCGGTTACATTCGCTCTTTGCGCCACGGTGGACTCCTCGGCCCAGGGACGCAAGAATGCAGTCGTTATTGAGATCACAAAGATTGAAGACTCCTGCCGTTATCAGGTGCAGGATATCGAACGCGAAGTGCTTGTAGGCGAACAGGATACCTTTTTTGTGAGTGCAGGAGCGTTTCTAAACCTCGTTGCGACCGGGACCGCCGCCCGGGTCAAGATTCAGGATGATGCACGAAAGAACGTTAAGGGCTTTACCAACAGGGGTATATCACTGCTTCGCGCCGGGGATTCGGAATTCCTGCGCGTGCGAGCCGCTCGGCAGAATGATCCGGGCTCGTTTCATGACATCAGTATCGACTGCTGCGAAAGCCTGGACGAAGACGGCAAATGCGTGAATCCGGCACCATCCGACAAGATGTCCGCGCTGGACCTACGCCGTGAACGAATAAACCGGGCGTCACTTGTGGCACCATTGCTGAAGGTCTGGAGATCCCTGTTCGAAGAAGATGGCGTGGACTCCCCTCCAGTCGGTGGCGGCGGACCGGGCATGGACGTCGATCCGTGAGCCCTGACGACTACAAGGTGTAGAAGCCCGGTCCGAACCCTCGGATCGGGCTTTTGCGTCAGTAGCAGCTACATGCGCACCGCTCGCGACAGGGAGATGGACCCTCTCAGGCGTGAGACGGTCAGTCAGAGATCGTAGCAGCCGGCTGCCACTCGGGCAGAACTGTTTCACACGAAAACATCCACAAACTCAAACTTCTGCCCGTGGAAGAGACCCAGGTCGCTCAGCTTCAGTTCGGGGATCACGAGCAACGCCATGAATGATAGCGTCATGAATGGCGAGCGCAATGTGGATCCCATGTCTTTCGCCATGGCATCGATCGCCGTGTAAGCCGCAGCGATCTCGTATCCGTCGCCGTCCGACATGAGACCCGCGACCGGTAAAGGAAGCACCCGTTCCGCCGGGCCATCGACCGCCGACACACCTCCCTTGTGAGTGATGATCAGATTGACGGCCGCGGCCAACGACTCGTCGTCAACGCCGACAGCGATGATGTTGTGGGAATCGTGGGCAACCGACGAAGCGATAGCACCCCTCCTGAGTCCGAAGTTTCGGATGAAGGCGATGACGGGTTCGGTGTTCTTGTATCTGTTCACGACCGCAAGCTTCAGCACATCGGTTGACGGATCGGCAACTGCGAGACCAGCCGCTCTTGTCACAGGCAGATTGACCGCTTTTGTCACCAGTTGGCCGTCCAGCGCTTCGATGACGCGCATCGTATCGCTTTCGGCAGCCAGTTCAAAATCTGTGGCCTCGACGCGCTCACGGGAGAACCGGTTGGGCCTGCCGCTTCTCAGGTCAGGAATGCACGAGCGACCTGCGTCGGCAACGACCCGGCCGCCGATAACGGTCTGTTGAACGTCGAATGACTCGAGCGAATCGACGATGATGAAATCGGCCGGATCACCATCGCGAAGCATACCTACATCGAGTCCATAGTGCTCGACCGGGTTCAGACATGCCGCTCGAAGCACATCATACATATCGTAGCCCAGCGCAAGAGCGCGCCCAACAAGCCGGTTGATGTGGCCGACGACGAGTTCGTCCGGGTGCTTGTCGTCTGAGCAAAACATGACGCTCTCAGGCGACTCTGCGATGAGCGGATGCAAATCTTCGAAATTCCGAGCCGCGCTGCCCTCGCGAATGATGATCTTCATCCCGGCCCGGATCTTGTCGCGTGCTTCACCCAGCTCGAAACTCTCGTGATCCGTTGTGATTCCTGCGGCGACGTAGAGGGCAGCCTGTGCGCCGCGCAATCCGGGCGCGTGGCCGTCGACCGGCTTCTTCAGTCGGTGCGCAATGCGGATTTTTTCGGCCACGACCGCATCATCGTTCAGCACACCGGGCCAGTTCATCATTTCCGCGAGGTACACCACGTCCTCACGGCTGAGCAAACGCTCAACATCGCTGCAGTCGATCATCGCACCCGCAGTCTCGAACGGGGTAGCCGGCACACAGGACGGAGCACCAAAATAGAACTTGAAGGGCGTCCGGTTGCCGTCGTCGATCATGAACTCGACGCCTTCAACGCCAAGCACATTACCGATCTCATGCGGATCCGAAACGGTTGCAACCGTACCGTGCACCACGGCG of the Rhodothermales bacterium genome contains:
- a CDS encoding tetratricopeptide repeat protein, which gives rise to SAWQRGLEAAPGNADLLANVGAAYWALERPADAVEQFEKVLQSNPNHARTKSNLGTAYFYMERFEEAARLYEERVSLTPRDRDATANLADTFYWIPGARDKSAPLYRRAIQLAREQLTIQPNDPGLQADLAYYYAALNRPDSAALFMNRALIRLSPDSSDVNQVYGIGETYDRMGERDLAIEWITAALKRDINRIRLRHNPFLEDLREDPRVREYLGGE
- the ade gene encoding adenine deaminase; its protein translation is MAYEHVDIVEGQLVDLHRRSVYGARIRISDGAIASLERIESAPARFILSGFVDAHVHIESSMLTPVQFARLAVVHGTVATVSDPHEIGNVLGVEGVEFMIDDGNRTPFKFYFGAPSCVPATPFETAGAMIDCSDVERLLSREDVVYLAEMMNWPGVLNDDAVVAEKIRIAHRLKKPVDGHAPGLRGAQAALYVAAGITTDHESFELGEARDKIRAGMKIIIREGSAARNFEDLHPLIAESPESVMFCSDDKHPDELVVGHINRLVGRALALGYDMYDVLRAACLNPVEHYGLDVGMLRDGDPADFIIVDSLESFDVQQTVIGGRVVADAGRSCIPDLRSGRPNRFSRERVEATDFELAAESDTMRVIEALDGQLVTKAVNLPVTRAAGLAVADPSTDVLKLAVVNRYKNTEPVIAFIRNFGLRRGAIASSVAHDSHNIIAVGVDDESLAAAVNLIITHKGGVSAVDGPAERVLPLPVAGLMSDGDGYEIAAAYTAIDAMAKDMGSTLRSPFMTLSFMALLVIPELKLSDLGLFHGQKFEFVDVFV